GCTTTGGAAATCCGCGAAGGCTCAGATGATGCGCGTGCATTAATCGGCGCAGGGGATCAAGGCATGGTCTTTGGATTCGCGTGTAATGAAACCCCTGAGTTAATGCCACTACCGATTTCTCTTGCCCACCGTTTGTCATACCGTCTAGCGGAAGTGCGAAAATCTGAACGCGTGCCGTTTTTGTGGCCGGATGGCAAAACCCAGGTGACGGTACGCTACGAAAACGATAAACCTGTTGGCATTGATACCGTTTTGATTTCCACCCAGCATCAAAGTTCAGTGAGTTTACAAACGGTTACGGAAGCCGTTATCGAAGAAGTGGTCAAACCCGTGGTTGCTCCCGATTGGGACTTATCGCACACGCGGATTTTAATCAATCCCACCGGTCGCTTTGTGATTGGCGGACCGCATGGTGATTCCGGACTGACCGGCAGAAAAATTATTGTTGATACCTATGGAGGCTATGCCCGCCATGGGGGCGGGGCCTTTTCCGGCAAAGATCCGACTAAAGTGGACCGTTCTGCATCGTATGCGGCCCGTTGGGTGGCAAAAAATTTGGTAGCTGCCCAGTTAGCTGATAAAGCGGAAATTCAAATCGCTTATGCTATTGGAGTGGCTCAGCCCATTTCCGTGATGGTGGATACTTTTGGTACAGGACGTTTACCCGATGATGTCTTAGCGGATATTGTCCGTCAGGTCTTTGACTTGCGCCCCTTAGGAATTATTGAAGATTTGGATCTGCGGCGTCCTATCTATTTGCAAACGGCCGCATACGGCCACTTTGGTCGTACCGATGTCGCATTGCCATGGGAACAAGTTAACCGCGTTGATGCGTTGTTAGCCAAAGCCCAGGTCAATCCTAGACGGTAAGCATGGGCATGATTTCCACAGACTGCTCGTATAATGGGACAGAATGTGGAAAGGAGAATGTCCTGTGACCTGGTGGGGAGCTCTTGGTTTAGCACTATCGCTTTACGGTGCAGTGGTGGCATTAGAGTGGGTATATTCGCGAATTTTGCCATGGCCTGGACTTGTGCCGGCTGCGATCACGGTAGTGTTGTATGTGCGCGATCAAGAGAATATTTTGGAACGTGCGGTATCCGATTTGAGTGAAGTCTGGGAAGATGCTGCTTGGCAACGTTGGGACATGGAAATTCTTATTGTGGATGGGGGATCGAGCGATCAAACCTTGGCAATCGCCAAGCGGCTTGAACGCCGATTCCCTTTTATTATCGTAACACCTTCTCGTCTTGATAAAGGACAAGTATTAGATATGTGCCGCCATGATGTGATTATATGGATCGATTTAACTCACATGAACCCGTATGTGCCTCTTGCCACCTTAAAATCACTGTTACGGCATAGTGAGCCCGTGATGATTCGCTCAATAGGCTAATGATGCTTTTTCTTGGCTGCGATATTATCAGTGAATGGAGATGATTTGCAGGAATCTGGTGATATTTCACGAATATATAGCCAAATAATTTTGCCATAAACAGCACTGTTCGTTTGAAATAAGAAAGGAACTCTGCATGCTGCGACGGATATCCCTTATCCAAGTGTACTTATGGCTTTTAACGGTTTTGGGCCCGGTTTTAATCCTTGTTCATGGACTTAGATGGGCACCGCATATTTGGGGTGTCGTCATCGTGGGGGCCATCATGGTGGCGGCGTCCACGCTGTGGCCTATTAAACTGGGACAAGGCTCCATCACTTTGGTCAATGCCGGTTATTTCTCCGTATTTCTTATCGGTGGCACCATTCCGGCTGTTGTCGCAGGGTCAATAGGACAGATGCTCGGGTGGATCAAGGGATTTAAGGGGATTCGCTCGCTGGCTAGTTGGAGTATTTTTTCTGTTAGTGTTTTGGCGGGAGCTTCGGTCTTTCACCGCTTTTCTCCCTTGTGGGTACAAGCCACTATGTTTTCTCTTACCTTTTTGTTCATTAATAATATGCTTGTCCTGGTTTATTATTTAATTCAGGATAATAGTGCGAAGACATGGCAATTGTTTGGAGAAGGATTGTTGTTTGATTTGTTGAGCTGGGTGATATCGGCCCCGCTCATTTTAATTTTTGTGCTGCTGCAAAAAGCTTATCATACACCTGGTGCGATTTTGGCATTTTTCCCATTTTTATTGATTACGCTACTTTTAGGTCTCGGATACAATCTTTATAAGACCCATAAAAACACGCTCACTGCAGTGCGTGTTGCTCAAGAAATCGCCACGGCCGGCTCCCCGGAAGATGTCTACCGCAGCATGGAAAAAGGAATCCGTGAAACCTTCCCGAGTAGTGTGTTGGTCATGTACCAGAAAATTCCTCATCGACTGGCCGTGCGCAGGGTCCATGTGTATTATCCTTTCGATGAACCTCCGCCATACAAAGAAGAAGTTTTGGCGTCGGAGGGTATCACGGGGTGGACGATTGAATCCCGATCCAGTGAACTAATTGATGATGCAGAAACCGTGATGGGGCGATTTGTGAATCCCCGTATTCCTCGCGCCATGCGGTCGGTGTTATTGCTACCTATGGTCACGGATCGTCTCTTGATCGGATTGATGGTGGTGGCTCATCCCGAACCCCATCAATATGGTCCGCCTGACCTGCGCCTCGGCCAAATTTTGGCGACGCAAGCGGCTGTCAGTCTCCGCAAAATCGATCTGTTAGCCGAAACTCGCCATTTGTCAGCCAAGGACCCGTTATTGGCGGGCCTGTATAATTTTCGTTATTTTCAAGAGGTGCTAGACCGGGAAATGCGGTTAGCTGAAGAAGAAGGAACTGATTTTGCGGTGCTCTTTTTTGATGTGGATCACCTCAAGTTTGTCAATGATACCTACGGGCATCTTATGGGGGATCGGTTATTACAGCTAGTGGTGGATACGGTGCGTTTGGAAATTCGTGAACATGACATTTTAGCCCGTTATGGGGGTGATGAATTTATTCTCTTATTACGCCGGGCCAGTCAAAAAGCGGCGCAAACGGCCATGGAGCGCATTCAGCTTAAAGTCGCCCAGTGCCAACTTGACACCGTTCCCATAAGGCTGGGGATTTCTGTTGGCTATGCTCATTATCCCAGTGACGGACTGGGGGTAGAACAATTACTGTCTATTGCTGATTCGCGCATGTACCAAAATAAGGTACAAAGGCGGATTGAACGCGGGGCTATCAACGGCGCTGACGCAATTAACAGACCAAATATCCCCAGCGAAAAAGCTTGATAATACTTTTATCAACAGACTTATCCCCATAATCCACAAGGAATAATCCCCAGCCTTGGGGAAAACGGTGACGAATGGTGGAGGACGATATTGTTTGACTTTTTTGGTAGGGGATGCTATATTGAACGCGGTTGTCCTGGACTTTAGGACAGCTTTAAGAAAGGGGACATATTTTAGCATGACCGGACGTGTCAAATGGTTTAGTGCAGAAAAAGGGTACGGATTCTTAGAGCGTGAAGACGGCGGTGACGTGTTTGTGCATTACACGGCCATTAATGGCGAAGGTTTCCGTACGCTCAACGAAGGCGAGCGTGTCGAATTTGATGTAGTGGAGGGTGACCGCGGCCCGCAGGCTGCGAACGTCGTTCGCCTCTAAGAATCGACTCGACAAGAGAATGAGCTGGGTTATCCCAGCTTTTTCTTTGTAATAATCTCTTCCCCTCTTTGAAGGGGTCTTCTGTAACGGCTTCTGTATTGTCTTCCGGGATTATAATCATCGTTCTTTCCCTATTCTGCTTAACTTTGCGATGACCGCCCTTTTTTCACATGCGCTATAGCTGAGCTTTGTCGGTGTAAATTCTGGATAAATAGTGACTGGCATCATCTGCTTTTCTATCTAAATACAAGTCGTGAGAAAGTCTGTGACTTTGGTTAGATGCACAATTTACGGTATCCGCAATCTTCTGTGATCTTTTTTGCTGTTTTTTCCCACATGCTATAATACATATACCAGTCTAATCCAAGATTGGCACAAAGCCGTAAAGGGGCGTTACGCGATGGATGTTATCGTTCGCGGGAAAAACGTGGAGATTACGGATGCCTTAAAAGATTATGTAACGAAAAAAATGAACAAGATGGCCAAGTTCATCGACCATCAAGATGTGACAGCGCATGTGGTCTTGAGTGTTGAGAAGGGGCGGAAAATCGTTGAGGTAACCATTCCTCTCGAAGGCTTTTTATTGCGAGCTGAAGAATCCAATTCGGATATGTATGCGTCGATCGATTTGGTGGTTGATAAACTTGAGCGGCAATATCGCAAATATAAGACTCGGGAACGCCGGAAACTGATTCAAGAGGCGAATTTACAAAAAGCTTCAGAGCCTCTGGATTTGCCGAATGTGGTCAGGCGGAAGACGTTCCCTGTTAAACCGATGACATTGGATGAAGCGCTTTTACAAATGGATCTTTTAGGTCACGATTTCTTCGCTTTTACCAACGCCGAAACGGACAGTATCAATGTGCTATACCGTCGTCACGACGGAGATTATGGATTATTGGAACCTCTATAAGGATCGCAAACAATTCATGAGGGACTTGCCCAGCAAGTCCCTAAATTTTTTTGGAAATTCGAGACAAAATGAGCCTTAAAAAGAAGGAAATTGCCGCTTGGTGTCGTATTCTAAGGGTGTAGCCCAAGGAGGAGTTATGGCAGAACAATTTCAAACCTATGAACAAGTCATACTCCGGATTCCCTATATCAAGAGTGCGAGTGTCTATCAAG
The Sulfobacillus thermosulfidooxidans DNA segment above includes these coding regions:
- the hpf gene encoding ribosome hibernation-promoting factor, HPF/YfiA family, producing MDVIVRGKNVEITDALKDYVTKKMNKMAKFIDHQDVTAHVVLSVEKGRKIVEVTIPLEGFLLRAEESNSDMYASIDLVVDKLERQYRKYKTRERRKLIQEANLQKASEPLDLPNVVRRKTFPVKPMTLDEALLQMDLLGHDFFAFTNAETDSINVLYRRHDGDYGLLEPL
- the metK gene encoding methionine adenosyltransferase — encoded protein: MGRNFLFTSESVTEGHPDKIADQISDAILDNILAEDPVARVAAETVVTTGMALVVGEISTTTYVDIPRTVRETIRAIGYTRAKMGFDADTVSVLTSIDEQSPDIAMGVNQALEIREGSDDARALIGAGDQGMVFGFACNETPELMPLPISLAHRLSYRLAEVRKSERVPFLWPDGKTQVTVRYENDKPVGIDTVLISTQHQSSVSLQTVTEAVIEEVVKPVVAPDWDLSHTRILINPTGRFVIGGPHGDSGLTGRKIIVDTYGGYARHGGGAFSGKDPTKVDRSASYAARWVAKNLVAAQLADKAEIQIAYAIGVAQPISVMVDTFGTGRLPDDVLADIVRQVFDLRPLGIIEDLDLRRPIYLQTAAYGHFGRTDVALPWEQVNRVDALLAKAQVNPRR
- a CDS encoding sensor domain-containing diguanylate cyclase, translating into MLRRISLIQVYLWLLTVLGPVLILVHGLRWAPHIWGVVIVGAIMVAASTLWPIKLGQGSITLVNAGYFSVFLIGGTIPAVVAGSIGQMLGWIKGFKGIRSLASWSIFSVSVLAGASVFHRFSPLWVQATMFSLTFLFINNMLVLVYYLIQDNSAKTWQLFGEGLLFDLLSWVISAPLILIFVLLQKAYHTPGAILAFFPFLLITLLLGLGYNLYKTHKNTLTAVRVAQEIATAGSPEDVYRSMEKGIRETFPSSVLVMYQKIPHRLAVRRVHVYYPFDEPPPYKEEVLASEGITGWTIESRSSELIDDAETVMGRFVNPRIPRAMRSVLLLPMVTDRLLIGLMVVAHPEPHQYGPPDLRLGQILATQAAVSLRKIDLLAETRHLSAKDPLLAGLYNFRYFQEVLDREMRLAEEEGTDFAVLFFDVDHLKFVNDTYGHLMGDRLLQLVVDTVRLEIREHDILARYGGDEFILLLRRASQKAAQTAMERIQLKVAQCQLDTVPIRLGISVGYAHYPSDGLGVEQLLSIADSRMYQNKVQRRIERGAINGADAINRPNIPSEKA
- a CDS encoding glycosyltransferase, encoding MTWWGALGLALSLYGAVVALEWVYSRILPWPGLVPAAITVVLYVRDQENILERAVSDLSEVWEDAAWQRWDMEILIVDGGSSDQTLAIAKRLERRFPFIIVTPSRLDKGQVLDMCRHDVIIWIDLTHMNPYVPLATLKSLLRHSEPVMIRSIG
- a CDS encoding cold shock domain-containing protein, encoding MTGRVKWFSAEKGYGFLEREDGGDVFVHYTAINGEGFRTLNEGERVEFDVVEGDRGPQAANVVRL